The Brachionichthys hirsutus isolate HB-005 chromosome 8, CSIRO-AGI_Bhir_v1, whole genome shotgun sequence genome contains a region encoding:
- the hrh1 gene encoding histamine H1 receptor, whose product MESCLSPPTDLPHLSTNASDNNSNWTAFNGDSLRSNYTLTLHDLLYNALLGVFLGLLSLVTVMMNLLVLYAVKKEKSLHTVGNLYIVSLSVADLIVGTTVMPLNLVYLLENEWKLGRAVCQFWLIMDYVASTASIFSLFILCLDRYRSIRQPLKYLKYRTRGKAGVTISGAWLLSMMWIIPILGWRVFTHVDLKPEEENKCDTDFRFVTWFKVITAIFNFYVPSLLMLWFYTHIYMAVRQHLRDRERIIHAIDSFGENDNEQNAEIPLKSNSKSPKRECKATLQLSKEPPLLDQNTLDQTHSLKDADKTKTASSRSHRRIGVNCQKSSLPIRIKRISPPCKTDRCSLSPEEQPQSVISSEGNNEDKVQASLNECHVTVPNSVRDVHDVGQVSNTGRYAPVLYNNYNLNLALPWIEEEVENAKLDAINAVTLKEAWQRFIGQSRHRIQSLRIHKEHKAAKQLGFIIAAFLLCWIPYFIVFMVMAFCKECVHHDLHMFTIWLGYMNSTLNPFIYPLCSSNFKRVFKNILNIHL is encoded by the coding sequence ATGGAGTCTTGCCTCTCTCCTCCCACAGACCTTCCTCACCTCAGCACCAACGCATCTGACAATAACAGCAACTGGACTGCCTTCAATGGCGACTCCCTGAGGAGCAATTACACCCTGACCCTCCATGACCTCCTTTACAATGCCCTTCTGGGGGTCTTTTTAGGACTGCTTTCCCTCGTCACTGTCATGATGAACCTACTTGTCCTCTACGCAGTAAAGAAGGAGAAGAGCCTTCACACTGTTGGCAACCTCTACATTGTCAGCCTGTCTGTGGCGGATCTCATTGTGGGGACAACAGTCATGCCTCTGAATCTGGTCTATTtgttagaaaatgaatggaagctCGGGCGGGCTGTCTGCCAATTTTGGCTTATTATGGACTATGTGGCGAGCACGGCATCAATTTTCAGCTTGTTTATCTTATGTTTGGATCGGTACCGCTCTATCAGACAACCACTGAAGTACCTGAAATATCGAACTCGGGGAAAAGCCGGCGTGACGATTTCTGGAGCCTGGCTGCTGTCGATGATGTGGATTATACCAATTTTAGGATGGAGGGTTTTCACACATGTGGACCTTAAACCTGAGGAGGAGAACAAGTGCGACACCGATTTTCGCTTTGTCACATGGTTTAAAGTCATTACTGCCATCTTTAACTTCTATGTGCCTTCACTTTTGATGCTGTGGTtttacacacacatctacatggCAGTAAGGCAACACcttagagacagagagaggatcaTCCATGCGATCGATTCCTTCGGAGAAAACGACAATGAACAAAATGCTGAGATTCCTTTGAAAAGTAACTCCAAATCACCTAAAAGGGAATGTAAGGCCACACTGCAACTCTCTAAAGAGCCGCCCTTGTTGGATCAGAACACTTTAGATCAGACTCATTCCCTCAAGGATGCTGACAAAACTAAAACGGCTTCATCCAGATCTCACAGAAGAATTGGTGTGAACTGCCAGAAATCCTCCCTCCCCATTAGAATAAAACGGATCAGCCCGCCGTGCAAGACTGACAGGTGCTCCTTGTCTCCTGAGGAGCAGCCACAGAGTGTCATTTCTTCTGAGGGGAATAATGAGGACAAAGTTCAAGCATCCTTGAATGAATGCCACGTCACAGTGCCAAACTCAGTGCGTGACGTGCACGATGTTGGTCAGGTGTCAAACACGGGGAGATATGCCCCCGTGCTCTACAACAACTACAACCTCAATCTAGCTCTACCTTGGATTGAGGAAGAGGTTGAAAATGCCAAATTGGATGCGATTAACGCAGTTACCCTGAAGGAGGCGTGGCAAAGGTTTATCGGCCAGTCACGTCATCGCATCCAAAGCTTGAGGATACATAAGGAGCACAAGGCAGCAAAGCAGCTGGGGTTCATCATCGCCGCGTTCCTGCTGTGTTGGATACCGTACTTCATCGTCTTCATGGTCATGGCATTCTGCAAAGAGTGTGTGCACCATGACCTTCACATGTTTACCATATGGCTGGGCTACATGAACTCCACTCTCAACCCTTTTATATACccactctgcagcagcaactttaAAAGAGTcttcaaaaatattttgaacattCATTTGTGA